The Lolium rigidum isolate FL_2022 unplaced genomic scaffold, APGP_CSIRO_Lrig_0.1 contig_28342_1, whole genome shotgun sequence genome includes a region encoding these proteins:
- the LOC124680793 gene encoding XIAP-associated factor 1-like: MAAAADAGSDPAPAVATSTCAHCQREIPSSNIDLHSVHCARNLQKCDHCGEMVARKLMEEHYDEYHAPVNCSLCKETLQREMLDLHKSKQCTQRMVACEYCEYELPAVDLHEHQDVCGNRTELCQTCKKYVRLREWIGHEMQCQVNSNVSAASSSARTIPEREVRPPPPVRPARPVQGAQNKRLLFTIAVTGIAVMIGSILFQREESF, from the exons ATGGCAGCAGCGGCCGACGCCGGCTCCGATCCCGCACCCGCCGTCGCCACCTCCACCTGCGCCCACTG CCAGCGAGAAATTCCGTCGTCGAACATTGACTTGCATTCTGTACATTGTGCTCGCAACCTTCAAAAGTGCGACCACTGCGGGGAAATGGTTGCCAGGAAGCTGATGGAAGAACACTACGATGAATATCACGCTCCG GTAAATTGCTCCCTTTGCAAAGAAACCTTACAGCGGGAGATGTTGGATCTTCATAAAAGTAAACAGTGCACACAAAGGATGGTTGCGTGTGAATATTGTGAGTACGAATTGCCTGCGGTTGATCTTCATGAACATCAG GATGTATGTGGCAACCGAACAGAGTTATGTCAAACATGCAAAAAGTATGTTAGACTTCGTGAATGGATAGGGCATGAAATGCAGTGCCAGGTTAACTCAAATGTCTCTGCGGCATCATCAAG TGCCAGAACCATTCCAGAGAGAGAAGTGCGGCCTCCTCCACCAGTACGACCAGCGCGCCCCGTGCAAGGTGCACAAAACAAGCGACTTCTCTTCACGATTGCTGTAACTGGAATTGCCGTCATGATTGGATCAATATTGTTCCAAAGGGAGGAGAGTTTCTAG